CGTGACCTTTGGTGTCTTACAGTCAATTATACCCACTTCCCCGAGAGCTTTCCTGCCTGAAACCGACCAGCGCACACAAGCAGCCAGCGGGCTTTGTGGCCGCTGGCTGCCATGCTGCTTGAGAAAGTGGGCTACCCTTACACGGCCCAGCCACTTAGCTCTAGATAATGCCGCCGTGGGTGCTATGCGGCACCAAGTGTGTTGGCTGGTCGAGGAACCAGATGCGTTCCCACTCGTCGAGGAAGGCACGTAGGTTTTCCGAGGTGTAGAAGAGCTGCTTACCGCGGCGGACCGGGTCGCCGCTGTACATGGGGATCAGGCAGCCAACATTGCTGGCGAGCGAGCAGGCAACGATTAGGGAAAGGATCCATTTACGCATCGTGGTAGCTCCTCCTTGAGCTGCGTCTGGGGCACCAGGAGATCATCTCTCCTCATGCGTCGTAAGTCTCTGCTAGATATCTTGTTATGTGCCTTGCAGTCGTCTTCTTGTCGTGTGTGTCAGATTGAAGCTGATCGACGGGTTGCTATCAGGGCACAGCAAGTAGTTATTTCGTTAGGGCTGGTTTGAGCCCAGTTGCGTTGGGCTTACTTGTGTCGGGCTAACTTGAGCATCGTAACTGCTTCCGCTGCCATAAGTTCCGTTCGCTGATGGTTGTGCGGCAGCAGCGGCATTCTCGCTAGCAGCGGCTGCTGCAGCGGCCTCATTCGCCTTGCGCTCGAGTTCACGAACGCGTTCTTCCATCTCTTTGCCTGGCTTGAACGTGACGACGAACTTCTCAGGCACAAACACCTTTTCGCCGGTCCGTGGGTTGCGGGCTTTGCGAGCGGCCCGTTTCTTGACTTCAAACACGCCGAAGTTGCGAAGCTCGATTCGCTCGTCTTGAACGAGTGTGTCGACAATGGCGTCGAACGTTTTCTGAACGATCTCCTTCGTCTTCAGTTGGGTCAGCCCGATCTCTTCTGAGATGGTCTTAACGATCTCTTTCTTGGTCACGACGAAGGTCCCCCTTAGAGAAGTTTCAGCGTGGTCGAAGCTCAGGATTTCGCCTCGATCCGAATTCGCTTCATTTGCTCCAAGTGTAGTTGGGGTAAGCATTAGTGTCAAGAAAACGCACTTGCCAAGGGCTGGTCTCGAAGGCTTCAATAGCCCCTAGGACAGCTCTTTTGCTTACTCTGATAGCAGGTTTTCAAAGATCAACTTAGGGCAAATCTGGCTGCCGCTTGAGGCCGATTTCGACCCTCAGCGGTGCTCAGAACAAGCCCTAGGGAAGAGGATCGGTCAGCAGGATCGGCAAACTCCAGCTAATCCGTAAAAACTGCCAAATCGGAGGATTTGGGTGCTAGCAACCCAGTAGCCCTACCGCTCCGCGGTAGGACAGCAACAGACTTGAGAGGCTACTCGGCATGGCTTGTCGGCTGACGATTTTCACCAACATCTGCGTTCCTGTCGCGGAGCGACAGGGCTACTGTAGTGACAGAGCTGCTAGACCTTCACAACGGCTGCCTCACGCTCGATATGCTGGATGTTGTACAGCTTTCCCTTGCCGGCACCAGG
The genomic region above belongs to Lacipirellulaceae bacterium and contains:
- a CDS encoding HU family DNA-binding protein — its product is MLTPTTLGANEANSDRGEILSFDHAETSLRGTFVVTKKEIVKTISEEIGLTQLKTKEIVQKTFDAIVDTLVQDERIELRNFGVFEVKKRAARKARNPRTGEKVFVPEKFVVTFKPGKEMEERVRELERKANEAAAAAAASENAAAAAQPSANGTYGSGSSYDAQVSPTQVSPTQLGSNQP